In one window of Prevotella sp. E13-17 DNA:
- the glf gene encoding UDP-galactopyranose mutase produces MNHYDFLIVGSGLFGATFAHLATRQGKKCLVIDKRPHLGGNVYCEEVTCGEPGRTINVHKYGAHIFHTNNKEVWNFVNSIVPFNRYTNCPVANYKGKLYNLPFNMNTFYQMWGVLTPEEAKAKIEEQKAEAVKMLNGREPQNLEEQALTLVGKDIFEKLIKEYTEKQWGRKCTELPAFIIKRLPVRMIFDNNYFNDKYQGIPIGGYNKLVEGLLEGVECLTDTDFFNSEYRDWQKYADKFVYCGPLDQYFGYQYGKLNWRTVRFETEMKDCPNYQGNAVVNYTSHDEPYTRIIEHKHFEMFGQEVYECPKTVISKEFSTEYKEGMEPYYPVNDEANNQLADKYRQLAQQEKSVIFGGRLAEYKYYDMAPVIERVLSLVIE; encoded by the coding sequence ATGAACCATTACGATTTTCTTATAGTAGGCTCAGGCCTCTTTGGTGCCACTTTTGCGCACCTAGCTACAAGGCAAGGCAAGAAATGCCTTGTAATAGACAAGCGCCCGCACCTGGGCGGCAATGTCTATTGTGAAGAAGTGACTTGTGGTGAGCCAGGTCGAACCATAAATGTCCATAAGTATGGGGCCCATATCTTCCATACGAACAACAAGGAGGTGTGGAATTTTGTGAACAGTATCGTGCCGTTCAACAGATATACCAACTGCCCTGTGGCTAATTATAAGGGTAAGCTCTATAACTTGCCATTCAATATGAACACTTTCTATCAGATGTGGGGCGTGTTGACCCCAGAAGAGGCTAAGGCGAAGATAGAGGAGCAAAAGGCTGAGGCTGTCAAGATGCTTAATGGCCGTGAGCCACAAAACTTGGAGGAGCAGGCCCTGACACTGGTTGGCAAGGATATTTTTGAGAAACTTATCAAGGAATATACAGAGAAACAGTGGGGTAGGAAGTGTACAGAACTGCCAGCCTTTATCATCAAGCGCCTCCCTGTTCGTATGATTTTCGACAATAACTATTTCAATGATAAATACCAAGGAATACCTATTGGAGGATATAACAAACTGGTAGAAGGACTTTTGGAAGGAGTAGAATGCTTGACGGATACAGATTTCTTTAATTCAGAATATAGAGATTGGCAGAAATATGCAGATAAGTTTGTGTATTGCGGTCCCCTGGACCAATACTTCGGTTATCAATATGGCAAGCTGAATTGGCGTACCGTTCGCTTTGAGACAGAAATGAAGGACTGTCCCAACTACCAAGGCAATGCTGTTGTCAACTATACCTCTCATGACGAGCCATACACTCGCATTATAGAACATAAACATTTTGAAATGTTTGGGCAGGAAGTGTATGAATGTCCCAAGACCGTTATCTCTAAAGAGTTTAGCACAGAATATAAGGAGGGTATGGAACCATATTATCCTGTCAATGACGAAGCAAACAACCAGTTGGCAGATAAGTATCGCCAGTTGGCACAGCAAGAAAAAAGTGTCATCTTTGGTGGACGTTTGGCAGAATACAAGTACTATGACATGGCTCCGGTGATAGAGCGTGTATTATCTTTGGTAATTGAATAG
- a CDS encoding DUF6625 family protein: MKKIAIVTTYHGKFPNNIYFWFKSIEKNPTIDFFLFTDLEVKVSFPNLKVVKRSFNELIQMAQDNFDFKISVPRAYKYPDFRPAFGEIFAEFLKEYDFWGFSEQDLVYGDIRHFFTDELLEKYDKLLGNGHLTLYRNNPEVNASYKLVDNPTYKFVYTHGRNFYFEEYWGTSRYWDKNRSNRFYQGKPFDDVNYYRAEFYPDHGVAKDEKNIIYSFENGKVFRYSEKDGMVKKTECLYVHFQKRLMQLNTEVADYFTMIPDAYIPFIENVTLETLRKYGYSRCKYTKRYFQILKKEKITSFWRHFYPKHLD, translated from the coding sequence ATGAAAAAGATAGCAATCGTTACTACCTATCATGGTAAGTTCCCTAACAACATCTATTTCTGGTTCAAATCAATCGAAAAAAACCCGACAATCGACTTCTTCCTTTTTACAGATTTGGAAGTTAAAGTGTCTTTTCCTAACTTAAAGGTAGTCAAGAGGAGTTTTAATGAATTAATTCAAATGGCGCAAGATAATTTTGATTTCAAGATTTCTGTCCCGCGTGCCTATAAATACCCCGATTTTCGTCCGGCTTTTGGTGAAATCTTTGCAGAGTTCCTAAAGGAATATGATTTCTGGGGATTCAGTGAGCAGGATTTAGTATATGGGGATATTAGACATTTCTTCACGGATGAATTATTAGAGAAATACGATAAATTATTAGGAAACGGTCATCTTACATTGTATCGTAATAATCCTGAGGTTAATGCTTCCTATAAGCTGGTAGATAATCCTACGTATAAATTTGTTTATACACACGGTCGTAATTTCTACTTTGAGGAATATTGGGGGACGAGTCGTTATTGGGACAAAAATAGATCAAACAGGTTTTATCAAGGTAAACCATTTGACGATGTAAATTATTATCGTGCAGAGTTCTATCCTGATCATGGAGTCGCAAAAGATGAAAAAAACATCATATATTCTTTTGAGAATGGAAAAGTTTTTAGATATAGCGAGAAAGACGGAATGGTAAAAAAGACAGAATGCCTGTATGTACATTTCCAGAAACGATTGATGCAGCTGAATACTGAGGTCGCTGATTACTTTACAATGATTCCGGATGCTTACATCCCATTCATTGAAAATGTCACTCTTGAGACACTAAGAAAGTATGGATACAGCAGGTGTAAATATACCAAAAGATATTTCCAAATTTTAAAGAAGGAGAAGATAACTTCTTTCTGGAGACATTTTTATCCTAAACACCTTGATTAG